In Neokomagataea tanensis, one genomic interval encodes:
- a CDS encoding TonB-dependent receptor, which translates to MLALQTSSHPKKYFLLCTALTFVSAMTLQCLTKQAFASENTTATTNKQDAKQAHKAAAEKNAANAAGSTESIVVIGQKLGRLQNTNSAITVLRKLDSSEYRSLYDVVNRVPNMIGNAADIPTIRGVTGSGAGGGVFTIMSGSRPRTAVIIDGLPETYAGQRYADSGTWDMEQVSVLRGPQATTQGRNAIGGAITLSSKAPTQFWQAAIRGGYESAGSKGTFAGMLSGPIIKDELAFRITADGVRGNSYIHYPGTNWPFNPREISQTSVRGKLLWTPKAIPKLSVTLMGWHREQQGEYLYTSTAPDLFNYRFDNTNMNTRVTDSSVDEASLRATYQISNALSNQLTYGHVWYDAVFRQSNALGSANTLAHFALKEQNNTVEDRFIYAPAASRLNAVGGLYYFNRDQDIKSDLGVNGPDKERTYAAYVDGTLHLVAGLNLIAGARVEREEQKRDVALSWGKVQSDIGTTMFLPKGGLSYTFTPVTSASFTVRRGYNPGGGAIDWNTGSYYQYNKETVTTYELGGHTELLDRKLNLNTNLFYNDYHSYQDLINYTFVNIPRGRSLGLEAEALYNFTKSFRVFGGLGLLATKITQAPTQYQSVQGQKFSNAPSATLNVGLEKTFKNGLFLGANFNRVGSYAPQIASGQSVISGNYNVLNANIGYTARYYTLRFYIKNLTNEHILYSGQKLWSGVQGQVGQPRAFGFTVDGHI; encoded by the coding sequence ATGCTGGCCCTTCAAACGTCCTCTCACCCCAAAAAATACTTCTTGCTTTGCACAGCGCTAACCTTCGTCAGCGCTATGACGCTTCAATGCCTCACAAAACAAGCATTCGCTTCAGAAAACACAACAGCAACAACTAACAAACAAGACGCTAAACAAGCGCACAAAGCCGCAGCTGAAAAAAATGCTGCTAATGCAGCGGGCTCCACAGAGTCTATCGTTGTGATCGGGCAAAAGCTGGGCCGCTTGCAAAATACAAACAGCGCTATCACCGTTCTGAGAAAACTTGATTCCAGCGAATACCGTTCGCTTTACGATGTCGTAAACCGCGTACCCAACATGATCGGCAATGCGGCCGATATTCCAACCATTCGTGGTGTTACTGGCTCTGGCGCAGGCGGTGGTGTTTTCACGATTATGTCTGGTAGTCGCCCACGGACCGCCGTGATCATCGACGGCCTGCCAGAAACATATGCCGGGCAGCGCTACGCGGATTCCGGCACATGGGACATGGAGCAAGTCAGCGTACTACGTGGCCCGCAAGCAACGACACAAGGCCGTAATGCTATTGGTGGTGCCATCACCCTCTCGAGCAAGGCCCCAACGCAATTCTGGCAAGCCGCTATTCGCGGTGGTTACGAAAGTGCTGGAAGCAAAGGTACTTTTGCCGGAATGCTGTCAGGCCCAATTATTAAAGACGAGCTCGCATTCCGTATCACGGCCGACGGCGTGCGCGGCAACAGCTACATTCACTACCCCGGTACGAACTGGCCTTTCAATCCACGCGAAATTAGCCAAACCTCTGTCCGCGGTAAGCTCCTCTGGACACCAAAAGCCATTCCCAAACTCAGCGTGACGCTCATGGGATGGCACCGCGAGCAACAGGGCGAATATCTCTATACATCCACGGCGCCAGATTTGTTCAATTACCGCTTCGATAACACCAACATGAACACCCGGGTTACGGATTCTAGCGTTGACGAAGCCAGCCTTCGCGCCACCTACCAAATCTCAAACGCCCTCTCAAACCAGCTCACATATGGCCATGTCTGGTATGATGCGGTCTTCCGCCAATCCAACGCTTTAGGAAGCGCCAACACTCTGGCGCATTTTGCGCTCAAAGAACAAAATAATACCGTCGAAGATCGTTTTATCTATGCACCTGCAGCTTCACGTTTAAACGCTGTTGGCGGACTTTATTACTTCAATCGTGACCAAGACATTAAGTCTGACCTTGGCGTCAATGGCCCAGACAAAGAGCGCACCTACGCCGCTTATGTCGACGGCACTTTACATCTGGTTGCCGGGCTCAACCTTATTGCTGGCGCCCGCGTCGAACGTGAAGAGCAAAAACGTGACGTGGCACTGTCATGGGGCAAAGTGCAGAGCGATATTGGAACAACAATGTTCCTGCCAAAGGGTGGCCTGAGCTATACTTTCACCCCTGTTACCAGCGCCAGCTTTACAGTCCGCCGCGGCTATAACCCTGGTGGCGGTGCCATTGATTGGAACACTGGCTCTTATTATCAATACAATAAAGAAACAGTCACAACATACGAACTCGGGGGCCACACAGAACTGCTCGACCGAAAGTTAAACCTCAATACGAACTTGTTTTACAACGACTATCACTCCTATCAGGACCTTATAAACTATACCTTCGTAAATATTCCACGCGGACGTAGCCTTGGTCTTGAGGCAGAGGCTCTTTACAACTTCACAAAAAGCTTCCGCGTTTTTGGTGGGCTTGGGCTTCTGGCGACAAAAATTACACAGGCGCCAACACAGTATCAAAGCGTACAGGGCCAAAAATTCAGCAACGCTCCCTCTGCCACGCTGAACGTAGGCTTAGAGAAAACATTCAAAAACGGCCTCTTCTTGGGCGCGAACTTTAATCGCGTGGGAAGTTACGCCCCTCAAATTGCAAGCGGCCAAAGCGTTATCTCGGGCAATTACAATGTCTTGAACGCCAATATTGGCTATACGGCCCGCTACTACACCTTGAGATTCTACATTAAGAATCTGACCAACGAGCATATTTTGTACAGCGGTCAGAAGCTGTGGTCAGGTGTACAGGGGCAGGTTGGTCAGCCTCGTGCCTTCGGCTTCACGGTTGATGGCCATATCTAA
- the hemA gene encoding 5-aminolevulinate synthase — protein sequence MNYDQIFQTALDALHADGSYRYFAELERRSGRFPKAFHHGLDREVTVWCSNDYLGMGQNKVVLDAMHKALDETGAGAGGTRNISGTNHYHVALEKELAALHGKEAALLFNSGYLSNWVTLGTIAGRLKGCVVLSDELNHASMIEGIRHSRADKQIFRHNDVEDLERRLKALPADVPKIIAFESVYSMDGDIAPIKAFCDLADRYGAMTYLDEVHAVGMYGEQGGGIAEKLGLSDRLTVIEGTLGKGFGVVGGYIAASAPLCDFVRSFGSGFIFSTALPPMIAAGALASVRYLREHSEERAGQQRAVAHLREALNAKNIPHVGNPSHIVPVMVGEAQLCRELSDALLKRFGHYIQPINYPTVPRGTERLRITPGPLHDDGMIDELVEALDVLWQEYQLRRAKAA from the coding sequence ATGAACTATGACCAGATATTCCAGACAGCACTTGACGCACTGCATGCGGATGGCAGTTACCGCTATTTTGCTGAGCTGGAGCGTCGTTCAGGGCGTTTTCCTAAAGCTTTTCACCATGGTTTGGACCGTGAAGTAACCGTTTGGTGCTCCAATGACTACCTTGGCATGGGGCAGAATAAGGTTGTGCTGGACGCAATGCACAAAGCGCTTGATGAGACAGGTGCTGGTGCGGGCGGCACTCGCAACATTTCAGGCACCAACCATTATCATGTCGCGCTTGAAAAGGAATTGGCAGCTCTGCACGGGAAAGAGGCAGCCCTGCTTTTTAACTCAGGGTATCTTTCAAACTGGGTAACACTGGGCACAATTGCAGGGCGGTTGAAGGGCTGCGTGGTACTTTCTGACGAGCTGAACCATGCGTCCATGATTGAGGGCATACGCCACTCCCGTGCTGATAAGCAGATATTCCGTCATAATGATGTCGAAGATTTAGAGCGACGCCTGAAGGCGCTGCCAGCTGACGTTCCTAAAATTATTGCTTTTGAGTCTGTGTACTCAATGGACGGCGACATAGCGCCTATCAAAGCATTCTGTGATTTGGCCGATCGCTACGGTGCCATGACTTACTTGGACGAAGTGCATGCGGTTGGCATGTACGGCGAGCAGGGTGGCGGCATAGCCGAGAAGCTAGGACTTTCTGATCGTTTGACGGTTATTGAGGGGACGCTCGGTAAAGGTTTCGGCGTCGTAGGCGGCTATATTGCCGCTTCAGCACCGCTCTGTGACTTCGTGCGCTCCTTTGGCTCTGGTTTTATATTCTCAACCGCGCTTCCGCCGATGATCGCGGCCGGCGCGTTGGCAAGTGTTCGCTATCTGCGTGAGCACTCGGAAGAAAGGGCTGGCCAGCAGCGCGCCGTTGCTCATTTACGGGAAGCTTTGAACGCCAAGAATATTCCGCATGTTGGCAATCCCAGCCATATCGTCCCGGTAATGGTAGGAGAGGCGCAGCTATGCCGTGAATTGTCCGATGCGTTGCTTAAACGGTTTGGCCACTACATCCAGCCCATTAACTACCCCACTGTACCGCGTGGTACGGAGCGCTTGCGTATCACGCCGGGGCCGCTTCACGACGATGGTATGATTGATGAGTTGGTCGAGGCGTTAGATGTTCTGTGGCAGGAATATCAGCTTCGCCGCGCAAAAGCCGCGTAA
- a CDS encoding EAL domain-containing protein — protein sequence MNTYEDGAAIDVLEQVNALVSRSDMPDTVKGNGSDEPNGRDKDLKSILFNTEIFATTLRSRRARRKSAPPALRWQTRHKPVVEPEGHPVGAQADMKQLGLSVPRPIARKARIKNPEHAVQKSDGELLRSACLQAAQWEKGKRLMVALGDSSAPDAGFNERLAAILEDTGFDPACLDLVFSEDGLRRSDVETCFTLAALRDRGVGIYLSGFGSGVSSLTLLKDRALGGLLSGVQFDCSVLLNSGRLCRAQADDALLDPVKVAFYRAALSAVQALKLRIVACGVDTEELREFATAIGCHEMMGSVWAVAETLGRRVKMRGARVVSVI from the coding sequence TTGAACACCTACGAAGATGGCGCGGCCATTGATGTTTTGGAGCAGGTGAACGCTTTGGTGTCACGGTCAGATATGCCTGATACTGTTAAGGGCAACGGTTCAGACGAACCGAATGGCAGAGACAAAGACCTCAAAAGCATTTTATTTAATACTGAAATTTTTGCGACAACCCTGCGCAGCCGGCGTGCCCGACGTAAAAGCGCTCCACCAGCATTGCGGTGGCAAACCCGGCATAAGCCAGTTGTTGAACCTGAGGGGCACCCCGTCGGGGCACAAGCTGATATGAAGCAACTGGGCCTCTCTGTTCCACGCCCTATAGCTCGAAAAGCACGGATCAAGAACCCGGAACATGCCGTTCAAAAAAGTGATGGGGAGCTTCTTCGCTCCGCATGTTTACAGGCGGCTCAATGGGAAAAGGGCAAGCGCCTGATGGTGGCGCTGGGGGATAGTTCAGCCCCAGATGCCGGGTTTAACGAACGTCTGGCTGCAATTTTAGAAGACACGGGCTTTGATCCCGCATGTCTGGATTTGGTTTTTTCGGAAGATGGTCTGCGTCGTTCAGACGTGGAAACGTGCTTCACGCTGGCAGCGTTGAGAGACCGGGGTGTTGGGATTTACTTATCGGGCTTTGGGAGCGGGGTATCGAGTTTGACGCTTTTAAAAGACCGTGCTTTGGGCGGGCTTCTTAGTGGCGTGCAGTTTGATTGCTCAGTGCTTCTGAATTCTGGCCGTCTTTGCCGTGCTCAAGCCGATGATGCGCTGCTGGACCCCGTTAAAGTGGCTTTTTACCGTGCAGCGTTAAGTGCGGTGCAGGCTTTAAAGCTTAGGATTGTGGCCTGTGGGGTGGATACAGAAGAGTTGAGAGAGTTTGCCACCGCGATTGGTTGCCACGAAATGATGGGTAGTGTTTGGGCCGTTGCTGAAACTTTGGGAAGACGTGTAAAAATGCGTGGCGCCCGAGTGGTAAGTGTTATTTAG
- a CDS encoding MFS transporter, translated as MTASAIRTGPDTSAPSPFRQLLPFWQITLASFLGWFLDAFDQTSLQFTLPDIAKDLGCTLTALGGVLMAQAIGRAIGNTGWGWLSDRYGRRFAFMLGVIWFAVFSAMTGLAHSILFLIVVQFMFGIGFGGEWTASAALLMESVPARTRPMASAIMMSGYEVGYFSANAAQELVLPHYGWRALFFIGLVPALLALFIRIGVKESPVWLRKRAELLDGASPQEKRPRPKFRFDAAAIQAISFMAVLEFQKAAIYTFYPTILRTSHEPALHSIFWPVTLYCIGSLTGKILCGWLAQKFGDLKVMLGALVLIVLTIWPFLNAVSWPALLVSAFVMGGASSGIFALVPHYLSKCFPSETRSFGMGLGYALGSLGQGIASRLIPGMGPTPATLPIAAESLVIGSSLLTAGIAILQPKHLPGAVMEGDEDEQKEGH; from the coding sequence ATGACGGCTTCCGCCATACGCACAGGCCCCGATACATCGGCCCCTAGCCCCTTCCGGCAACTGCTGCCATTTTGGCAAATTACGCTTGCGTCATTCTTGGGCTGGTTCCTTGATGCGTTTGACCAGACCAGCCTGCAATTCACCCTACCCGATATCGCAAAAGATCTCGGCTGCACCCTAACCGCCCTTGGTGGTGTCCTCATGGCCCAAGCTATTGGACGCGCTATCGGCAATACAGGCTGGGGCTGGCTTTCAGACCGTTACGGGCGGCGCTTCGCATTCATGCTCGGCGTTATCTGGTTTGCTGTCTTTTCTGCCATGACAGGCCTCGCGCACAGCATTCTCTTTCTCATTGTTGTGCAATTCATGTTCGGCATTGGCTTTGGCGGCGAATGGACAGCATCTGCTGCATTGCTAATGGAAAGCGTGCCTGCACGGACGCGCCCTATGGCTTCCGCCATCATGATGTCTGGCTACGAAGTGGGGTATTTCTCTGCCAATGCCGCGCAAGAACTGGTTCTGCCACATTATGGCTGGCGTGCTCTTTTCTTCATCGGCCTGGTACCGGCTTTGTTGGCGCTTTTCATTCGTATCGGTGTGAAAGAAAGTCCTGTCTGGCTCCGCAAACGCGCTGAACTACTCGACGGAGCGTCCCCTCAGGAAAAGCGCCCCCGCCCCAAATTCCGCTTCGACGCGGCGGCAATTCAGGCGATTTCCTTCATGGCCGTCTTGGAGTTCCAAAAAGCGGCAATTTACACCTTTTATCCAACCATCCTGCGCACCTCACACGAGCCTGCCCTGCACAGCATTTTCTGGCCTGTTACGCTGTACTGCATTGGCTCTCTGACAGGAAAAATCCTTTGCGGCTGGCTAGCCCAAAAGTTTGGGGATCTCAAGGTCATGCTTGGGGCACTCGTACTCATCGTGCTGACCATCTGGCCGTTCCTAAACGCCGTATCTTGGCCTGCGCTTCTGGTCTCTGCCTTCGTAATGGGTGGCGCATCCTCGGGTATTTTCGCCCTCGTCCCGCATTACCTTTCCAAATGCTTCCCATCGGAAACGCGCAGTTTCGGAATGGGGCTGGGCTATGCTCTTGGATCGCTGGGGCAAGGCATTGCCAGCCGCCTGATCCCCGGTATGGGACCAACACCAGCTACTCTGCCGATTGCGGCTGAATCGCTGGTCATCGGTTCATCTCTCCTGACGGCTGGCATTGCGATACTGCAACCTAAGCATCTCCCCGGCGCCGTCATGGAAGGCGACGAGGACGAACAAAAAGAGGGGCATTAA
- a CDS encoding NAD(P)/FAD-dependent oxidoreductase, whose amino-acid sequence MIRLTELRLPLDHTPEALEEAARAALKLSAAQKCDVTVARRGYDARKRGHIVLVYSLDCAVDDEARLLAVHAENPHIRPRPNTEYRLPQVAISADTPRPVVVGAGPCGLMAALTLAQAGLRPIVLERGKDVRSRTKDTFALWRRSVLTPESNVQFGEGGAGTFSDGKLYSGVSDPRNLGRRVLEEFVRAGAPEEILTISKPHIGTFRLVRMVMFMREEIERLGGEYRFSTRVDDLVTEGEGENRHLTGLRLANGDVLPASHVVLAVGHSARDTFAMLHRQGIAMDAKPFSIGVRIEHPQAVIDAARFGDQAGHHLLGAADYKLVHHASNGRGVYSFCMCPGGQVVAATSEPEQVVTNGMSQYSRAERNANAGMVVEVKPELDYPDDVLAGVAFQRKWEKEAYKVGGGDYRAPAQRVGDFLEGKPSTTLGSVIPSYTPGVTPTDLSLCLPDFVTEAMREALPRFERKLRGYSMADAVMTGVETRTSSPIRLRRGQDGHSPSVKGVFPAGEGAGYAGGILSAGIDGIRVAEWVAAAVAV is encoded by the coding sequence ATGATACGCCTAACAGAACTACGTCTACCGCTTGATCATACTCCAGAGGCTTTGGAGGAGGCTGCACGTGCAGCCTTGAAGCTGTCTGCGGCACAAAAATGCGACGTGACAGTCGCACGCCGGGGTTACGATGCGCGCAAACGCGGGCACATCGTGCTTGTGTACAGCCTAGATTGTGCCGTGGATGACGAGGCTCGTTTGTTGGCCGTGCATGCGGAAAACCCACATATCCGCCCGCGCCCTAACACTGAGTATCGTTTGCCGCAGGTGGCTATTAGCGCCGATACTCCGCGCCCTGTTGTCGTTGGAGCTGGACCTTGTGGCCTGATGGCCGCCCTGACATTAGCACAGGCAGGCCTGAGGCCAATTGTGCTGGAGAGGGGGAAGGACGTTCGGTCACGGACTAAAGACACCTTTGCTTTGTGGCGTCGTTCTGTATTGACGCCGGAGAGTAATGTTCAATTTGGCGAGGGTGGGGCTGGTACCTTCTCAGACGGTAAGCTCTATTCGGGGGTTTCTGACCCGAGAAATCTCGGGCGTCGTGTTTTGGAAGAATTTGTACGGGCAGGAGCACCAGAAGAAATTCTGACAATTTCAAAACCGCATATTGGTACGTTCCGACTTGTCAGAATGGTCATGTTCATGCGGGAAGAAATTGAGCGTCTTGGCGGGGAATACCGTTTCAGCACGCGTGTGGACGACCTCGTAACCGAGGGCGAAGGCGAAAACCGTCACCTTACAGGTTTGCGTTTGGCGAATGGTGACGTGTTGCCTGCATCGCATGTTGTGTTGGCCGTAGGGCACTCAGCACGCGATACGTTTGCCATGTTGCACCGTCAGGGCATTGCCATGGATGCAAAGCCTTTCTCTATTGGCGTTCGTATTGAACACCCTCAAGCGGTTATTGATGCAGCGCGCTTTGGGGACCAGGCGGGGCATCATTTGCTCGGTGCTGCGGATTATAAACTTGTCCATCATGCGTCCAACGGGCGTGGTGTTTACTCGTTCTGCATGTGCCCCGGTGGTCAGGTTGTCGCTGCAACATCTGAGCCGGAACAGGTTGTTACGAACGGCATGAGCCAATACTCCCGCGCAGAGCGGAATGCTAATGCGGGGATGGTCGTCGAGGTTAAGCCTGAGCTGGACTACCCTGATGACGTGTTGGCCGGTGTTGCCTTTCAAAGGAAATGGGAAAAAGAGGCCTACAAAGTTGGCGGCGGTGATTACCGAGCGCCTGCACAGCGGGTGGGTGATTTTTTGGAAGGTAAGCCTTCCACGACATTGGGTAGTGTGATCCCGTCTTACACGCCGGGCGTGACGCCCACCGATCTTTCATTGTGTTTGCCGGACTTTGTCACGGAGGCCATGCGCGAGGCTTTGCCTCGGTTTGAGCGCAAATTGCGCGGCTACTCCATGGCAGACGCGGTAATGACGGGCGTGGAAACGCGAACATCTTCGCCCATCCGTTTGCGGCGTGGGCAGGATGGGCATAGCCCCAGCGTGAAGGGTGTTTTCCCAGCTGGTGAGGGTGCCGGCTACGCCGGAGGTATCCTCTCAGCGGGGATTGACGGCATCCGCGTAGCTGAGTGGGTGGCTGCTGCGGTTGCCGTTTGA
- a CDS encoding TIGR00645 family protein encodes MTDMQHDHISESTNAAPAASSRSKRGLSIEKVMERAFFATRWIAAPLYFSLTIGLLLVAFKFFQQLAELVMHVHHLDFDDVFVGVLDLIDLVLLANLLLIVMFSGYENFVSRLDIREHADYPAWIGHVTFGDIKIKLMASIVAMSAIHVLADFIRVDETSTRALEWSVGIHLAFVVSGLLMALMDRIMEGTPDTQIADPEHAAKKHGPHA; translated from the coding sequence ATGACTGACATGCAACATGACCATATTTCGGAGAGCACGAATGCGGCTCCCGCTGCTTCGTCTCGTTCCAAGAGAGGTCTCTCTATAGAGAAAGTGATGGAGAGGGCTTTTTTTGCCACGCGTTGGATCGCCGCGCCGCTGTACTTCAGCCTGACCATTGGGCTGCTGCTGGTCGCGTTCAAATTTTTCCAGCAACTAGCAGAATTAGTCATGCATGTGCATCATCTTGATTTTGATGATGTATTTGTTGGTGTTCTTGATCTGATTGATTTGGTCCTTTTGGCCAATCTTCTTCTTATTGTGATGTTTTCTGGGTACGAAAACTTTGTTTCGCGCCTCGATATTCGTGAACACGCAGATTATCCCGCATGGATTGGTCACGTCACTTTTGGCGATATTAAAATTAAGCTGATGGCTTCTATTGTCGCAATGTCAGCGATCCACGTTCTGGCGGATTTCATTCGCGTCGATGAGACGAGCACGCGCGCATTAGAATGGAGCGTGGGCATACATCTTGCTTTCGTTGTATCTGGCCTGCTGATGGCGCTGATGGACCGGATTATGGAAGGCACGCCAGACACCCAGATCGCAGACCCAGAGCATGCAGCAAAGAAGCACGGCCCGCACGCATGA
- a CDS encoding cation diffusion facilitator family transporter translates to MYILAETVWGLRVHSMSLLADAGHNLSDVLGLASAWFAQILARRTPSSRFTYGMRRATILSALANAVFLLLVTGGIIWESVLRLVTPTAVAGNVVSWVALVGILINGGTALLFMRGAHDDLNMRGAFLHMASDAVMAFAVVLAGIAIAWTGQTIIDPVVSLLVSLFIIAGTWSLLKGSVTLSLDGVPDGIDIVQVEQTLRALPGIQDIHHLHVWPMSTTETALTVHILRDAENETVTNAQIIDAARAELRKRFRIGHPTFQIEDALTACASQHQNCQKPD, encoded by the coding sequence GTGTATATTCTCGCAGAAACCGTATGGGGACTACGGGTTCATTCCATGTCACTTCTGGCGGATGCCGGGCATAACCTGTCCGATGTTTTGGGACTGGCAAGCGCATGGTTCGCTCAAATACTGGCACGCCGTACGCCAAGTAGCCGCTTCACTTACGGAATGCGCCGCGCAACCATCCTCTCCGCACTCGCAAATGCCGTTTTCCTGCTGCTCGTTACCGGCGGGATTATCTGGGAATCTGTTCTGCGGCTTGTCACACCCACAGCAGTCGCTGGGAATGTGGTAAGTTGGGTCGCCTTAGTTGGTATCCTCATCAATGGCGGCACTGCTCTTCTCTTCATGCGCGGAGCCCATGACGATCTGAACATGCGCGGAGCTTTTCTCCACATGGCCTCTGATGCCGTCATGGCATTTGCAGTTGTACTGGCTGGCATCGCCATAGCGTGGACAGGTCAAACCATCATTGACCCCGTCGTCAGCTTGCTTGTCTCGCTCTTCATCATCGCAGGCACGTGGTCGCTCTTGAAAGGTTCCGTCACCCTCTCTCTCGATGGCGTTCCTGACGGAATTGACATTGTACAGGTTGAACAAACATTGCGTGCCCTGCCCGGCATTCAAGATATTCATCACCTGCATGTCTGGCCTATGAGCACGACTGAAACAGCATTGACGGTCCACATCCTCCGCGATGCAGAGAACGAGACCGTCACTAACGCCCAGATTATCGATGCGGCACGTGCTGAACTACGCAAACGTTTTCGTATCGGGCACCCCACCTTCCAAATTGAGGATGCACTGACCGCATGCGCCTCCCAGCACCAAAACTGCCAAAAGCCTGATTAA
- a CDS encoding cation diffusion facilitator family transporter produces the protein MTDRRNVARLSIGVSLIVLAVKYAAYLVSGSDALLSDAIETILNVIAACGTLFALTVAIRPADDNHPYGHGKAEYLSAVIEGVLVVLTALGILLISILDWMHPHPVKAPLSGVALNALAGLINLIWARILIGVGRKQSSQALLAAGEHVQSDVWATIALVIGVALIPILHWDRLDALLSGIVAINVLRAGFSMMRHSMSDLMDEAPAPDCIDNVRNAISQSATGAIEAHDVRIRKVGDLHFVEFHLVVQNDMSVDEAHTICDRVEAAIRDELGRASIHIHVEPSNKAKHSGVLVLS, from the coding sequence ATGACCGATCGCCGTAATGTTGCACGCCTCTCGATTGGCGTCAGTCTTATTGTCTTGGCTGTAAAATATGCAGCCTATTTGGTTTCAGGCTCTGACGCCCTGCTTTCCGATGCGATTGAAACCATACTTAATGTCATCGCTGCTTGCGGAACGCTTTTTGCGCTGACGGTTGCCATTCGCCCCGCTGATGACAACCACCCTTATGGCCATGGCAAAGCAGAATACCTTTCTGCCGTTATTGAAGGCGTGCTGGTTGTTCTCACGGCGTTAGGCATTCTCCTAATTTCCATCTTAGACTGGATGCATCCCCACCCTGTCAAAGCCCCGCTCTCCGGCGTGGCATTGAATGCTTTAGCTGGGCTTATCAACTTAATCTGGGCACGCATTCTCATCGGCGTCGGCCGTAAACAGAGCTCCCAAGCCCTCCTTGCTGCGGGCGAACACGTGCAGTCCGACGTCTGGGCGACTATTGCCCTCGTCATTGGCGTAGCGCTCATTCCTATCCTGCATTGGGACCGGCTAGACGCACTGCTTTCTGGCATTGTTGCTATAAACGTTCTGCGCGCTGGCTTTTCCATGATGCGCCACTCCATGTCGGACCTCATGGATGAAGCCCCAGCCCCTGACTGCATTGATAACGTACGCAACGCAATTTCCCAAAGCGCAACAGGCGCAATTGAGGCGCATGACGTGCGTATCCGCAAAGTCGGTGACCTGCATTTTGTTGAGTTCCACCTTGTTGTACAGAACGATATGAGCGTCGATGAAGCACATACGATTTGTGACCGGGTCGAGGCCGCTATTCGGGATGAGCTGGGCCGCGCCTCCATCCACATTCACGTTGAGCCAAGCAATAAAGCCAAGCACTCTGGTGTGCTCGTCTTATCCTGA